A section of the Elizabethkingia anophelis R26 genome encodes:
- a CDS encoding S41 family peptidase produces the protein MLLDKTLKKDSIKAEFAVLYNLTNTIHPGQFMFCSKASFDKTYIDLKNSIKADLSIVDYYRLTGTLMAKIKDGHTTADRTQISNLLKDRTVFPFSIYKIKDQYYLDKSTPENKDYAALRILKINGKEIEAIVNEIQKYIHLEGQNETGLNARFRNFPFYYFIYNPVNKFEIEYLDQKMQKQKINLNGVSYETYTKAIKESIEPLTTEFKTDNLAILKFHSFENGYNEADRKIAEKKLDVFFNRLDSLKTENLIIDLRDNGGGSAEIANYLFSYLTNKSYYYFDYVGVKYNTTKQWKHYAQYPNNIEEIVITETKRKNGLHCYTETHAEDYWWFEKQQNKPDYYKGKIKVLMNGGCFSTTGHLLALMREYKIGKFYGEYSQGSNYSNAGGQAFVLPYSKTLVWIPTSQYKMRTPNFQYDSKGIKPDIEVQIEPNDLKTGFDRQMDFVIKRIGIY, from the coding sequence TTGTTATTAGATAAAACTTTAAAGAAAGACAGCATAAAGGCTGAGTTTGCAGTGCTTTATAATTTAACCAATACCATCCATCCCGGACAGTTTATGTTTTGTTCGAAAGCCAGCTTTGATAAAACATATATAGATTTAAAAAACTCAATCAAAGCAGATTTGTCAATTGTTGATTATTACAGATTAACAGGCACTTTAATGGCAAAAATAAAAGACGGACATACTACAGCTGACAGAACGCAAATCAGCAATTTATTGAAAGACAGAACGGTTTTTCCTTTCAGTATTTATAAAATTAAAGATCAATATTATTTAGATAAATCAACACCGGAAAATAAAGATTATGCAGCGTTGAGAATTTTAAAAATAAATGGAAAAGAAATTGAGGCAATCGTAAATGAAATCCAAAAATATATTCATCTTGAAGGTCAAAATGAAACAGGGTTGAATGCGCGGTTTAGAAATTTCCCCTTCTACTATTTCATTTATAATCCGGTTAATAAATTTGAAATTGAGTATCTGGATCAAAAAATGCAGAAGCAAAAAATCAACTTAAATGGAGTGTCATATGAGACTTACACAAAGGCGATTAAAGAAAGTATTGAACCATTAACTACTGAATTTAAGACAGACAATTTAGCTATTCTGAAATTCCATTCTTTTGAAAATGGCTATAATGAAGCCGACAGGAAAATTGCGGAAAAGAAATTAGACGTTTTCTTTAACCGACTTGATAGTCTGAAAACCGAAAATCTAATCATTGATTTGCGGGATAATGGAGGTGGTTCTGCTGAAATTGCAAACTACTTATTCTCATATTTAACCAATAAATCTTATTACTACTTTGATTATGTCGGAGTAAAGTATAATACGACAAAGCAATGGAAACATTATGCCCAATATCCCAATAATATTGAGGAAATTGTTATAACCGAAACCAAACGCAAAAATGGACTGCATTGTTATACCGAAACCCACGCAGAGGACTATTGGTGGTTTGAAAAGCAGCAAAACAAACCCGATTATTATAAAGGGAAAATCAAAGTTCTGATGAATGGTGGATGCTTTTCAACTACGGGGCATTTACTGGCTTTAATGCGGGAATATAAGATTGGGAAATTTTATGGGGAATATTCTCAGGGAAGCAACTACAGTAACGCTGGCGGACAGGCATTTGTGCTGCCTTATTCTAAAACCCTGGTTTGGATACCTACTTCTCAGTATAAAATGAGAACTCCAAATTTCCAATACGATTCAAAAGGAATCAAGCCGGATATAGAAGTGCAAATTGAACCAAATGATTTGAAGACTGGATTTGACAGGCAGATGGATTTTGTAATAAAGCGGATAGGAATTTATTGA
- a CDS encoding alpha/beta fold hydrolase — translation MKKVFTLFFLISPFMGLLQAQTSIKKDSITQSNLYRQYKSEFEQYEKQHGKYIQTNNTKMHYLEWGSTKNPTLIWIPGTYSNAYELYEIIEQLVQMNLHVIAVDYYGHGFTSIPQKDVSIYDVADDIKFLLDKLKIKKAIIGGWSRGGSISTAFYSAYPNIVQALILEDGGSVAWDSGVKASDIEKDIAETKQYYKNKKTLVFDTEFDAYWYIYNNWGIKGKQGEKLKKEIFTSYARIKKNEAGKYEINPGAEELTGENSAEENIAIIYTPFTAKKAFGASTHQLNPKIIYRNLNKPMLIFDPVSKNDWFDFKDENTALTNAHQQYITHKIYKDTWHGVKDERPTEVIKDIKAFLIQNKLIK, via the coding sequence ATGAAAAAAGTATTTACTCTTTTTTTTCTCATCAGCCCGTTTATGGGATTATTGCAAGCTCAAACTTCTATCAAAAAGGATTCTATAACTCAATCTAATCTTTATAGACAATACAAATCAGAATTTGAGCAATATGAAAAGCAGCATGGAAAGTATATCCAAACCAACAATACAAAAATGCATTATCTGGAATGGGGAAGTACTAAAAATCCCACCCTTATTTGGATTCCCGGAACATATAGTAATGCTTATGAACTTTACGAAATAATAGAGCAGCTTGTTCAAATGAATTTACACGTTATAGCCGTAGATTATTATGGACACGGCTTTACTTCGATTCCCCAAAAGGATGTTTCCATATATGATGTAGCGGATGACATCAAGTTTTTGTTAGATAAATTGAAGATAAAAAAGGCAATTATTGGTGGTTGGTCAAGAGGAGGAAGTATAAGTACAGCTTTTTATAGTGCTTATCCGAACATAGTCCAGGCACTTATTCTGGAAGATGGCGGTTCAGTAGCCTGGGATTCTGGTGTAAAAGCTTCAGATATTGAGAAAGATATTGCAGAAACAAAACAATATTATAAAAATAAAAAAACATTGGTATTTGATACTGAATTTGATGCATACTGGTATATTTATAATAATTGGGGAATAAAAGGGAAACAGGGTGAAAAACTGAAGAAGGAAATTTTTACATCATATGCAAGGATTAAGAAAAATGAAGCCGGAAAGTATGAAATAAATCCTGGAGCGGAGGAACTGACTGGAGAAAATTCTGCGGAAGAAAACATTGCTATTATTTATACACCATTTACAGCAAAAAAAGCTTTTGGAGCTTCGACACATCAGCTCAATCCTAAAATTATCTACCGTAATCTCAACAAGCCGATGCTCATCTTCGACCCTGTCAGTAAAAATGACTGGTTCGATTTTAAGGATGAAAATACTGCGCTCACAAATGCTCATCAGCAATATATTACTCATAAGATTTATAAGGATACCTGGCATGGTGTGAAAGATGAAAGGCCAACTGAAGTGATAAAGGATATCAAGGCATTTTTAATTCAAAACAAACTTATTAAATGA
- a CDS encoding BtrH N-terminal domain-containing protein, which translates to MKIDHFKPFDGQHCETTATGTLLKRIGIELSEPMLFGLGEGLGFIYWNMKIMDFPFIGGRIKPDLLTKNITKNLNLELLVKETSSKQKAWEEVKEHLDSGQAVGLKMDCYYLDYFSNPVHFAGHYAAIYGYDDYSAFLVDTKQQGGLVQTSLESLEQARAAKGPMASKNLHYTIKSTGTNFDLKKAVSTAIRNNAIEYLNPPITNIAYKGILKTSTEIIKWFNTSKDIEKEFALSAMLMERAGTGGALFRNLYRDFLKESYELLKLDVLKTGYEAFTEIAEHWTSVSQLFEKVSQTKDIIYIYKASDILKTIADREKEAMELLVKV; encoded by the coding sequence ATGAAAATAGATCATTTTAAACCTTTTGACGGGCAGCATTGTGAAACTACAGCAACAGGAACATTGTTAAAACGAATTGGTATCGAACTCTCCGAACCTATGTTGTTTGGGCTTGGTGAAGGACTAGGTTTTATCTATTGGAATATGAAAATCATGGATTTTCCATTTATAGGAGGACGTATTAAACCTGACTTGCTTACGAAGAATATCACCAAAAATTTAAACCTTGAATTATTGGTTAAAGAAACTTCTTCAAAGCAGAAAGCATGGGAAGAAGTAAAAGAACATCTTGATAGCGGACAAGCGGTTGGACTAAAAATGGATTGCTATTATCTGGACTATTTTTCCAATCCGGTTCATTTTGCAGGACATTATGCTGCTATCTATGGTTATGATGATTATAGTGCATTTTTAGTCGACACAAAACAACAAGGCGGCCTGGTACAGACATCATTAGAAAGTCTGGAACAAGCACGGGCTGCAAAAGGTCCAATGGCGTCTAAAAATCTGCACTATACGATAAAGTCTACAGGTACCAATTTCGATCTTAAGAAAGCTGTATCAACTGCTATTAGAAATAATGCCATAGAATATCTAAATCCACCTATTACCAATATTGCTTACAAAGGTATTCTGAAAACAAGCACCGAAATTATTAAATGGTTTAATACAAGTAAGGACATTGAAAAAGAATTTGCACTATCTGCAATGCTTATGGAAAGAGCCGGAACAGGTGGTGCCTTATTCAGAAATCTATACCGGGATTTTCTGAAAGAAAGTTATGAGTTATTAAAACTTGATGTGTTAAAAACGGGTTATGAAGCATTTACAGAAATTGCAGAACACTGGACTTCTGTATCTCAATTATTTGAAAAAGTAAGCCAGACAAAAGACATCATATATATTTATAAGGCATCGGATATTCTGAAAACAATTGCAGATAGAGAAAAAGAAGCGATGGAGTTATTGGTAAAAGTATAA
- a CDS encoding sulfite exporter TauE/SafE family protein: MGHWELLLFFLIIAFVYSSVGFGGGSSYLAVLAMYNLPYQEMRLTALICNIIVVTGGVYIYIKNNQVNWRKIIPITLVSVPMAYIGAVLKISQETFFLILGVTLIIAAVLLWMKTETKSEETISEESKSSVAGNSFLGGGIGFLSGLVGIGGGIFLSPLLNLMKWDTPRKIAATSSIFILVNSISGIVGQLTKLPTEIDFIRILSLCLAVFIGGQIGSRMSLKWNPMIIKRMTAILVLIAGVNVLIKYW; encoded by the coding sequence ATGGGACACTGGGAACTTCTGTTATTTTTTTTAATTATTGCCTTTGTTTACTCATCTGTTGGCTTTGGCGGCGGATCCAGTTATCTCGCTGTTCTGGCCATGTACAACCTGCCATATCAGGAAATGCGCTTAACAGCTTTAATTTGTAATATTATTGTTGTTACAGGCGGAGTTTATATTTATATCAAAAACAATCAGGTTAACTGGCGAAAAATAATACCCATTACATTAGTCAGCGTTCCTATGGCTTATATAGGTGCCGTATTAAAAATAAGTCAGGAAACGTTTTTCCTGATTCTGGGTGTTACGTTAATTATTGCTGCGGTGTTATTATGGATGAAGACTGAAACAAAGAGCGAAGAAACAATTTCAGAAGAATCAAAATCTTCTGTTGCCGGAAATAGCTTTTTAGGTGGTGGTATTGGTTTTTTATCCGGATTGGTAGGTATTGGTGGCGGAATTTTTCTTTCACCATTATTAAATTTGATGAAGTGGGATACACCACGGAAAATTGCAGCAACATCCAGTATTTTTATACTGGTGAATTCCATATCCGGAATTGTAGGACAATTAACCAAGCTGCCGACAGAAATAGATTTTATAAGAATTCTGAGTTTATGTCTGGCTGTATTCATAGGTGGACAAATAGGATCCAGAATGTCATTAAAATGGAATCCTATGATTATAAAGAGAATGACAGCTATCCTTGTTTTGATAGCAGGTGTCAATGTATTAATAAAATACTGGTAA